One part of the Halobacteriovorax vibrionivorans genome encodes these proteins:
- a CDS encoding acetyl/propionyl/methylcrotonyl-CoA carboxylase subunit alpha — translation MKEINKVLIANRAEIALRVIKTCRNLGIKTVTLYTFEERNLPQREFADESYYLEGNLLSETYLNMDKIIQIAKDSGCDAIHPGYGFLSENAEFSQKVTDAGLIFIGPTPEHIILMGDKKGSKDKMIEIGVPVIPGYNGENQDPELLKSQADKMGYPVLIKASAGGGGKGMRIVESSQDFLAELESCKREALSSFGSDIVLIEKFITSPRHIEIQVVSDTHGNHFHFFERECSIQRRHQKIIEETPSLALGDELRKAMTDAAIKITKSINYHGAGTIELILDGNEFYFLEMNTRLQVEHPVTEMVTGFDLVDLQLIAASGKAFDFTQDDIRQIGHAIECRIYAEDPDNDFMPAIGRLEYIGDAIDGVRLDTGYKNGNSITVNFDPMIAKVITWGADRDEAIGTMIAGLNHLPFEGLTTNNDYLVRILKHDAFLKGDTYTHFVKTYEEDLAPAEVYAEEIAATLAHDFLRDNILFDSFRMSGEALETRHYIVDGNELTATFKFSGVSSLIVRFFDFTFAVDIEEDALWVNDVPFHILTQKNAYIVNSKRVEAKRLVAKRSGAATGEAGDMSSPMPGKVLKVLVEAGQSVSVGDALIVMEAMKMEHTVKASRDGKVDAILVNEGQTIDGGVELVELA, via the coding sequence ATGAAAGAAATAAATAAAGTTCTTATTGCTAACCGAGCTGAAATTGCATTACGAGTAATTAAGACTTGTCGCAATCTCGGGATTAAAACTGTCACGCTTTATACTTTTGAAGAAAGAAACCTTCCTCAAAGAGAATTTGCTGATGAATCTTATTATTTAGAAGGAAACCTTCTAAGTGAAACTTACCTAAATATGGATAAGATTATTCAAATCGCAAAAGATAGCGGCTGTGATGCAATTCACCCTGGTTATGGTTTCCTATCTGAGAACGCAGAATTCAGTCAAAAAGTAACAGATGCAGGTCTTATCTTTATTGGCCCTACACCCGAGCACATTATTCTTATGGGTGATAAGAAAGGCTCAAAAGATAAGATGATCGAAATTGGTGTTCCTGTTATCCCTGGATATAATGGCGAAAACCAGGATCCTGAACTATTGAAGTCACAAGCTGATAAGATGGGTTATCCTGTCCTTATTAAAGCTTCTGCTGGTGGTGGTGGAAAGGGAATGAGAATTGTGGAAAGTTCTCAAGACTTTTTAGCTGAGCTTGAAAGTTGTAAGCGTGAAGCTTTAAGCTCTTTTGGTTCTGATATCGTTCTTATTGAAAAATTCATCACTAGCCCACGACATATTGAAATACAAGTTGTTAGTGATACTCACGGTAATCACTTCCATTTCTTTGAAAGAGAATGTTCAATTCAAAGACGTCATCAGAAAATTATTGAAGAAACACCTTCACTTGCTTTAGGTGATGAACTACGTAAGGCCATGACAGACGCTGCGATTAAAATTACGAAATCGATTAATTATCACGGTGCTGGAACAATTGAGCTTATTTTAGATGGAAACGAATTTTACTTCTTAGAGATGAATACTCGTCTTCAAGTAGAACATCCGGTAACAGAAATGGTAACGGGGTTTGATCTAGTTGACTTACAACTAATTGCAGCTAGTGGTAAAGCATTTGATTTCACTCAGGATGATATTAGACAAATTGGTCATGCGATAGAGTGTCGTATCTACGCTGAAGATCCTGACAATGACTTTATGCCTGCTATTGGCCGTCTCGAATACATAGGTGATGCTATCGACGGTGTACGTCTTGATACAGGTTACAAGAATGGAAATTCTATCACAGTAAATTTTGATCCTATGATTGCTAAAGTTATTACTTGGGGTGCAGATCGTGATGAAGCGATTGGGACAATGATAGCTGGATTAAACCATCTACCTTTTGAAGGTTTAACTACTAATAATGACTATCTTGTACGTATTCTTAAGCATGATGCATTCTTAAAGGGTGACACATATACACACTTTGTTAAAACATACGAAGAAGACTTGGCCCCTGCTGAAGTTTATGCTGAAGAAATTGCCGCTACATTAGCGCATGACTTCTTAAGAGATAATATCCTTTTCGATTCTTTTAGAATGAGCGGTGAGGCTTTAGAAACTCGCCATTATATCGTTGATGGTAATGAGCTAACTGCTACTTTTAAATTTTCTGGCGTAAGCTCACTCATCGTACGCTTCTTCGATTTTACTTTTGCAGTTGATATTGAAGAAGATGCACTATGGGTTAATGATGTTCCATTTCATATTTTAACTCAAAAGAATGCATATATTGTTAATAGTAAGCGAGTTGAAGCAAAAAGGCTTGTTGCTAAACGCTCTGGTGCCGCTACTGGTGAAGCCGGTGATATGAGCTCTCCAATGCCTGGGAAAGTATTGAAAGTACTCGTTGAGGCAGGGCAGTCTGTTTCAGTTGGCGATGCACTGATTGTAATGGAAGCAATGAAAATGGAACATACTGTAAAAGCATCTCGTGACGGAAAAGTCGATGCAATATTAGTTAATGAAGGTCAGACGATTGATGGAGGAGTCGAGTTAGTCGAACTGGCATAA
- a CDS encoding enoyl-CoA hydratase-related protein: MSGYIKELKTSGEEAGVCYITLNRPEVHNAFNDEMIAALTEEFLGLENDDSVRVVVLTGEGKSFCAGADLNWMKRMKDYSMEENIADSKKLAGLFHAINNLSKPVIGKVNGAALGGGVGLVACCDFVIASESAKFGLTEVNLGLVPAVISPFVIAKIGESNARHLFLTGERFDGKRALEIGLVHQVSLDRYYDADIVHMAKQLIKVAPKAQREAKKLIFGVKERLGNTEEVTDYTCNVIAKQRISDEGQEGMSALLEKRKPNWK, encoded by the coding sequence ATGAGTGGATATATTAAGGAATTAAAAACGAGTGGCGAAGAGGCCGGTGTATGTTACATCACTTTAAATCGCCCAGAAGTACATAATGCTTTTAACGATGAGATGATTGCTGCTCTAACAGAAGAGTTTCTTGGACTTGAAAATGATGACTCTGTAAGAGTTGTTGTTCTAACAGGTGAAGGGAAGTCTTTTTGTGCGGGTGCTGATCTAAATTGGATGAAGCGTATGAAAGATTATTCAATGGAAGAAAATATTGCTGACTCTAAGAAATTAGCAGGACTTTTTCATGCGATTAATAATCTTTCAAAACCAGTTATTGGAAAAGTTAATGGAGCCGCCCTTGGAGGTGGTGTTGGACTTGTTGCTTGTTGTGACTTTGTTATTGCAAGTGAGAGTGCAAAATTTGGTTTAACAGAAGTTAATCTTGGACTTGTTCCTGCTGTTATCTCTCCATTTGTTATTGCAAAAATTGGAGAGTCAAATGCTCGCCATCTTTTCTTAACTGGTGAGAGATTTGACGGGAAACGCGCTCTTGAGATTGGTCTTGTTCATCAAGTTTCACTTGATCGTTACTACGATGCCGATATTGTACATATGGCAAAACAACTTATTAAAGTTGCTCCCAAAGCTCAAAGAGAAGCAAAAAAGCTTATTTTTGGTGTTAAAGAGAGACTTGGAAATACTGAAGAAGTTACTGACTACACTTGTAATGTTATTGCAAAACAAAGAATTTCTGATGAAGGTCAGGAAGGGATGAGTGCATTACTAGAAAAAAGAAAACCAAACTGGAAATAG
- a CDS encoding carboxyl transferase domain-containing protein codes for MTNSQDTISIHSKVDRTSDDFKENFKFHFSNVEELRQRVNKAHQGGGEKSVSRHHSRGKLLPRERIDKILDAGSPFIELSSLAANGMYGMDIPSAGIVTGIGKVHGVWCMFVANDATVKGGTYFPMTVKKHLRAQEVARENRLPCIYLVDSGGAFLPMQDEVFPDKEHFGRIFYNQAQMSAQGIPQIAVVLGSCTAGGAYVPAMADESIIVKDNGTIFLGGPPLVKAATGEEVDAQTLGGAKVHTSDSGVADHFAEDEEDALAITRSIVENTNFIQNEDDFNFEMPKYDAEDIYGILPRDTKKPFDIREIIACIVDGSRFHEFKEKYGPTLVCGFAKICGERVGIVANNGILFSESAIKGSHFIQLCGQRNIPLVFLQNITGFMVGSKYEAEGIAKHGAKMVTAVSTVNVPKFTVVIGGSFGAGNYGMCGRAYSPRFMWMWPNARISVMGGEQAAGVLATVRQDGLKAKGQAPMTPEQEAQFKQPILDKYEEEGSAYYSTARLWDDGVIEPHKTRDILGAAIKASKQAPIEETKFGVFRM; via the coding sequence ATGACTAATTCGCAAGATACGATTTCGATTCATTCGAAAGTCGATCGCACTAGTGACGACTTTAAAGAAAACTTCAAATTTCATTTTTCAAATGTTGAAGAACTTAGACAAAGAGTAAATAAAGCTCATCAAGGTGGAGGAGAGAAGTCTGTTTCACGTCACCATTCACGAGGAAAACTTTTACCACGTGAACGTATTGATAAGATCCTCGATGCAGGATCTCCATTTATTGAACTTTCATCATTAGCAGCTAATGGGATGTACGGTATGGATATTCCAAGCGCCGGTATTGTAACTGGTATTGGAAAAGTTCATGGTGTTTGGTGCATGTTTGTTGCAAATGATGCAACTGTTAAGGGTGGAACATATTTTCCAATGACTGTGAAAAAGCACTTAAGAGCACAAGAAGTTGCACGTGAAAACCGCCTACCATGTATTTATCTTGTGGATTCTGGTGGAGCATTCTTACCGATGCAAGATGAAGTTTTTCCTGACAAGGAACATTTTGGAAGAATTTTTTATAATCAGGCACAAATGTCTGCTCAAGGTATTCCACAAATTGCTGTGGTTCTAGGATCATGTACTGCTGGTGGAGCTTATGTACCTGCAATGGCAGATGAATCAATTATTGTAAAAGATAATGGAACGATCTTCTTAGGAGGACCTCCACTTGTAAAGGCCGCAACAGGTGAGGAAGTAGACGCTCAGACTCTTGGTGGGGCCAAGGTTCACACAAGTGACTCTGGTGTTGCTGATCACTTTGCAGAAGATGAAGAGGACGCATTAGCGATTACTCGCTCAATTGTTGAAAATACAAATTTCATTCAAAATGAAGATGACTTTAATTTTGAAATGCCAAAATATGATGCTGAAGATATCTATGGAATTCTACCTAGAGATACGAAGAAGCCATTTGATATTCGTGAAATCATTGCTTGTATTGTTGATGGATCACGCTTTCATGAATTTAAAGAAAAGTACGGGCCAACACTAGTGTGTGGTTTTGCTAAGATCTGTGGTGAAAGAGTAGGAATTGTTGCTAATAACGGAATTCTTTTTTCTGAATCAGCAATCAAAGGCTCTCACTTTATCCAACTTTGTGGGCAAAGAAATATTCCACTAGTATTCCTGCAAAATATTACAGGGTTTATGGTCGGTTCTAAATATGAAGCAGAAGGGATTGCAAAGCATGGCGCTAAGATGGTTACAGCTGTTTCTACTGTAAACGTACCAAAGTTCACTGTTGTTATTGGTGGATCATTTGGTGCTGGAAATTACGGTATGTGTGGACGCGCTTATTCTCCACGTTTTATGTGGATGTGGCCAAATGCACGAATTTCTGTAATGGGTGGAGAGCAAGCTGCTGGAGTTCTTGCAACAGTTCGACAAGATGGCCTTAAAGCAAAAGGTCAGGCTCCAATGACGCCTGAACAAGAAGCTCAGTTTAAACAACCAATCTTAGACAAATATGAAGAAGAGGGAAGTGCTTATTATTCAACAGCTCGACTTTGGGATGATGGTGTAATTGAGCCACATAAGACACGAGATATCTTAGGTGCTGCTATTAAAGCAAGTAAACAAGCACCAATAGAAGAGACTAAGTTTGGTGTCTTTAGAATGTAA
- a CDS encoding NUDIX domain-containing protein → MKQSVSAIFICGEKVLFMKRQNYLRAFPGYTSFPGGKVDKEDILEGGDNYLEYALKREIKEELNIDLDDLQLSGHIIDIAKYSLAVTPDFNPHRFENYYFKIFIKDEAHLEDIKFEFDQGEIAYTKWFNCHEAFESYKQGQMLVVPPMITILEDLDRDIASLDFLDANLKYDSKKCVPMIEPLFGLRQYMPLSNTFPPANRTNCFVLGDDGHKKIIIDPSPKNSDEYEKLLNSIGEHDISEVFLTHHHPDHHEYSRRLAKELGISFSMSKGTYDHLLEDFDKDYFNEFDVKFYQDGDIVVKSCGVDVKLITTGGHAFGQSSLYRVDGAWMIVSDLIQTVGTVTIGGKGSCMREYFQSLQNVIDIDPQVIMPSHGICLGGTLKIKKTLEHRLEREEQVRKCVSEGKEIEEIFKEIYPDLPERLKSYAMATITSHLEKLRDFGPGIC, encoded by the coding sequence TTGAAACAGTCAGTATCAGCTATATTTATTTGTGGTGAAAAAGTTCTCTTCATGAAGAGACAAAATTATCTAAGGGCCTTTCCTGGGTATACCTCTTTTCCTGGTGGTAAAGTTGATAAAGAAGATATTTTAGAAGGCGGGGATAATTATCTTGAATACGCTCTAAAAAGAGAAATCAAAGAAGAGTTAAATATTGACCTAGATGATCTCCAATTATCTGGGCATATTATTGATATCGCAAAATATTCACTGGCCGTAACACCTGACTTTAATCCACATCGCTTTGAAAATTATTATTTTAAGATCTTTATAAAAGATGAAGCCCATCTTGAGGATATTAAATTTGAATTCGATCAAGGTGAAATTGCATATACGAAATGGTTTAATTGCCACGAAGCTTTTGAATCATACAAGCAAGGGCAAATGCTTGTTGTCCCTCCAATGATTACAATTTTAGAAGACTTAGATCGAGATATAGCAAGCCTTGATTTTTTAGATGCAAATCTAAAATATGATTCAAAAAAGTGTGTTCCTATGATTGAGCCTCTCTTTGGTTTACGTCAATATATGCCACTTTCTAATACATTTCCTCCAGCAAATCGCACAAATTGTTTTGTTCTTGGTGATGACGGGCACAAGAAAATTATCATCGATCCTTCTCCTAAAAATAGTGATGAATATGAAAAACTTCTTAACTCTATTGGTGAACATGACATTTCAGAAGTCTTTCTAACTCATCATCATCCTGATCATCATGAATACAGCAGAAGACTGGCAAAAGAGCTCGGTATTTCATTTTCAATGTCTAAAGGAACTTATGATCATCTATTAGAAGACTTCGATAAAGATTACTTCAACGAGTTTGATGTTAAGTTTTATCAAGATGGTGATATCGTTGTTAAGTCTTGTGGGGTGGATGTGAAGTTGATTACAACTGGTGGTCATGCTTTTGGGCAAAGTTCTCTATACCGAGTCGATGGTGCTTGGATGATCGTTTCAGACCTTATCCAAACTGTTGGTACCGTAACAATTGGTGGTAAGGGCTCTTGTATGAGAGAGTATTTTCAATCCTTACAAAATGTTATCGATATAGATCCTCAAGTTATTATGCCTTCTCATGGTATTTGTCTTGGTGGAACTCTTAAGATAAAGAAGACACTAGAGCATCGTTTAGAAAGAGAAGAGCAAGTAAGGAAATGTGTTAGTGAAGGCAAGGAAATCGAAGAGATTTTTAAGGAAATCTACCCTGATTTACCAGAGCGTCTTAAGTCATATGCCATGGCAACAATTACTTCTCATCTGGAAAAGCTAAGGGACTTTGGCCCTGGAATTTGTTAA
- a CDS encoding thiamine pyrophosphate-dependent enzyme — protein MAEYRILNGNELIIQGALEAGFNLYTGYPGSPLADYFNILYKKKNEMHEKGIRVVIANSEANAAAMASGVKQAGRDCLVAMKSMGLHVASDALSVGNFANPARPEIIDGREIYPATVICVGDDPWSMSTSTAADSRYLFKHLHMSFLEPSNPTELKDWIAKAKEISSKTSLYQGLLLSTFLAEGGGRVECFEEAKIDGELIDVDPSTFDLQKNVMVPPNSLFADISMIKERFPKVKEVLKEMKLDARFGNENSKIGFISSGVIFETLKQCLEEGDYLEHFSLYKVASSFPLVDDLLIPYLKGLKKLVVVEEKRGFLEGEVRSLCQKHGIEIEIVGKEFGENEGFPAYGGLSFEIISEKLEALKDFLEIGQCKSLAFEERNFGEILPKRLPTFCPGCPHRETLSLLKDLRRWLKAQDIDLITHGDVGCYSLSFLPPFGEMHNLSAMGQGGALGAGMDLFTKNPSVVLMGDSTFFHSGITDISNSVQADHDITYILLDNDNTAMTGHQMTPASQINVEGSKRPKQDMLNIVQNLGVKTAKEVHPSDRYFYKNLMRDFVTQKGVKVIISNKECSLTYQAKVRASERNTMKNSGVLKEKTFYQINTSACEDCRVCIEETGCPGLTQVFDAYGTKMGIDPTICVADSYCTKFKVCPSFEKVTVKNFHPTKYRPSDFSHLDFDLKDVETKKTFDDIAQGDTWRMVVTGVGGSGITTISKIIANASIKMAGRDDLDFKFMDQKGLAQRNGNVTGHMSICHKTKSMGAVTPRGASDVLLSPDLLDGIGQLGFLHSENGVAVFDDSYQVPLSIMLDKGLSEESLTKQKLIEKVKSRNDERIIMVPLKKWCNLFFGKAVYASSMILGYAYQLGLVPFSDQDLLDALGNSIKKSEVDNNIAAFRLGQEMASLGVEEFERKHNDLKVKEETTLNLAIESLKDSLLPWHNTNYFISKFKENLDKAIVDIPWMKKRHLIQILHDQFIYNRGKDTTEFISGARAISTIVSEENRVLATQVLAKTYFVKDEVMVAHLMLSPFLKQMEDKTYGALGTGIVKQRINRPSFDILNKKIEFDISPKNWQLKLMRHFRVLRTLLPSWHHKERAIAKTTRDFLFNGLQKVDNEYHALKLLDNIKGYRDVRYEKAQNAFNELGIN, from the coding sequence ATGGCAGAATATCGAATTCTTAACGGGAATGAATTAATCATTCAAGGTGCACTTGAAGCAGGCTTTAACCTATATACTGGTTATCCAGGATCACCTTTAGCAGATTACTTTAATATCTTATATAAGAAGAAAAATGAGATGCATGAAAAAGGCATTCGTGTAGTTATTGCAAACTCTGAAGCAAATGCAGCGGCCATGGCAAGTGGTGTAAAGCAAGCAGGTCGAGACTGTTTAGTTGCAATGAAGTCGATGGGGCTACATGTGGCAAGTGATGCTCTTAGTGTTGGTAACTTTGCTAATCCTGCTAGACCAGAAATAATAGATGGCCGTGAAATTTATCCGGCAACTGTCATTTGTGTTGGTGATGACCCATGGTCAATGTCAACTTCAACAGCTGCTGATTCAAGATATTTATTTAAGCATCTACATATGTCATTTCTTGAACCTTCAAATCCAACAGAGTTGAAGGATTGGATCGCCAAAGCAAAAGAGATCTCATCAAAAACGAGTCTCTATCAAGGACTTCTATTAAGCACTTTCTTAGCTGAAGGTGGAGGACGAGTTGAGTGTTTTGAGGAAGCAAAGATTGATGGTGAGTTAATTGACGTTGATCCTTCAACATTTGATCTACAAAAAAACGTTATGGTTCCACCAAACTCTCTATTTGCAGATATTTCTATGATCAAAGAACGCTTTCCAAAAGTGAAAGAAGTTCTAAAAGAAATGAAACTTGATGCAAGGTTTGGAAATGAGAATTCAAAAATTGGATTTATCTCAAGCGGTGTTATTTTTGAAACCTTAAAGCAGTGCTTAGAAGAAGGGGATTATCTAGAACACTTCTCTTTATATAAAGTCGCTTCTTCTTTTCCTCTTGTGGATGATTTATTAATTCCTTATTTAAAAGGATTAAAAAAACTTGTTGTGGTGGAAGAAAAACGAGGATTCTTAGAAGGTGAAGTACGATCGCTTTGTCAAAAACACGGTATTGAAATTGAGATCGTAGGTAAGGAGTTTGGGGAAAATGAGGGCTTTCCTGCTTATGGAGGTTTAAGTTTTGAAATCATCAGTGAGAAACTAGAGGCCCTTAAGGACTTTCTTGAAATTGGGCAATGTAAAAGCCTAGCATTTGAAGAACGTAACTTTGGTGAAATCTTACCGAAGAGACTTCCTACTTTTTGTCCAGGATGTCCTCATAGAGAAACTCTCTCATTATTAAAAGACTTACGTCGTTGGCTAAAGGCTCAAGATATTGATCTCATTACTCACGGTGATGTAGGTTGTTATTCTTTATCATTTCTACCTCCGTTTGGAGAAATGCATAATCTTTCGGCCATGGGACAAGGTGGCGCCCTCGGTGCTGGTATGGACTTATTTACTAAGAATCCATCAGTAGTCCTTATGGGAGATTCGACTTTCTTCCATTCTGGGATAACAGATATTTCAAATTCAGTACAAGCTGATCACGATATAACTTATATACTTCTTGATAATGACAATACAGCAATGACAGGGCACCAGATGACCCCTGCATCACAAATTAATGTAGAAGGTAGCAAGAGACCTAAACAAGATATGCTTAATATTGTTCAAAATTTAGGAGTAAAGACTGCTAAAGAAGTTCATCCAAGTGATCGTTATTTTTATAAGAATCTCATGCGAGATTTTGTGACACAAAAAGGTGTTAAGGTCATTATTTCTAATAAAGAGTGTTCTCTTACATATCAGGCCAAGGTTAGGGCCAGTGAAAGAAATACGATGAAAAATAGTGGAGTATTAAAAGAGAAGACTTTCTATCAAATTAATACTTCTGCATGTGAAGATTGTCGTGTTTGTATTGAAGAAACAGGATGTCCTGGCCTGACACAAGTATTTGATGCCTATGGGACAAAGATGGGAATTGACCCTACAATTTGCGTAGCAGATAGCTATTGTACTAAGTTTAAGGTCTGTCCAAGTTTTGAGAAAGTAACAGTTAAAAACTTTCATCCTACAAAGTATCGTCCAAGTGACTTTTCACATTTAGATTTTGATTTAAAAGATGTTGAGACAAAGAAAACTTTTGACGATATTGCTCAAGGTGATACTTGGCGTATGGTCGTCACAGGAGTCGGTGGATCAGGAATTACAACCATATCTAAAATTATTGCAAACGCAAGTATTAAGATGGCAGGCCGTGACGATCTGGACTTCAAGTTTATGGATCAAAAGGGTCTTGCTCAAAGAAATGGGAATGTGACGGGTCATATGTCGATATGTCATAAAACAAAGTCAATGGGGGCCGTAACTCCTCGAGGAGCTTCTGATGTACTTTTAAGTCCAGACCTACTTGATGGAATTGGACAATTAGGCTTCCTTCATAGTGAAAACGGTGTTGCTGTTTTTGATGACTCTTATCAAGTTCCACTCTCTATTATGTTAGATAAAGGACTATCTGAAGAAAGTCTTACAAAACAAAAACTTATTGAGAAAGTTAAGTCTCGTAATGATGAGAGAATCATTATGGTTCCACTTAAGAAGTGGTGTAATCTATTCTTTGGAAAAGCTGTCTATGCTTCAAGTATGATTTTAGGTTACGCTTATCAATTGGGACTTGTTCCTTTTAGTGACCAAGACTTATTGGACGCTCTTGGAAACTCAATTAAGAAAAGTGAAGTCGATAATAATATTGCAGCTTTTAGACTTGGACAAGAAATGGCATCTCTAGGTGTCGAAGAGTTTGAAAGAAAGCATAATGATTTAAAAGTTAAAGAAGAGACAACTCTGAATTTAGCTATTGAGTCTTTAAAAGATTCTCTTCTTCCATGGCATAATACAAATTATTTTATTTCTAAGTTTAAAGAAAACTTAGATAAAGCAATTGTTGATATTCCTTGGATGAAAAAAAGACATCTAATACAAATTCTACATGATCAATTTATTTATAATAGAGGAAAGGATACAACGGAATTTATATCAGGAGCTCGTGCCATCAGCACTATTGTAAGTGAAGAGAACCGTGTCTTAGCAACTCAAGTTCTAGCAAAAACATATTTTGTAAAAGATGAAGTTATGGTAGCTCACTTAATGCTTTCTCCTTTCTTAAAACAAATGGAGGACAAAACTTATGGTGCACTTGGTACAGGTATTGTAAAACAACGAATTAATCGTCCTTCATTTGATATTTTAAATAAGAAAATTGAATTTGATATCTCACCAAAAAATTGGCAATTAAAATTAATGCGACACTTTAGGGTGCTTAGAACTCTTCTTCCATCATGGCATCATAAGGAAAGAGCAATAGCTAAAACAACTCGTGACTTCTTATTTAATGGCCTACAAAAGGTCGATAATGAGTATCATGCTTTAAAGTTACTTGATAATATTAAAGGTTATCGAGATGTACGTTATGAAAAAGCGCAAAATGCATTTAATGAATTGGGAATAAATTGA
- a CDS encoding energy transducer TonB, whose amino-acid sequence MKHRFWFFFFAISLLVHAVIFFTNLREGRKQMQRERMGIDIQIKAHSIKKEEFKEPVEKDKQNQKKIVEEKLYKKSQKRQQEVVTAKTFDNQILQFVAPLYPRSARRIGASGIVEVLIKVNPSGKVESVELVKGASYDAFNTAVLKVASNWKFKPQKLTTTFKKKIVFTID is encoded by the coding sequence ATGAAACATCGATTTTGGTTCTTCTTTTTTGCAATAAGTCTTTTGGTGCATGCTGTTATTTTCTTCACAAATCTACGTGAAGGTAGAAAGCAGATGCAGCGAGAGCGTATGGGGATTGATATTCAGATTAAGGCCCACTCAATAAAAAAAGAAGAGTTTAAGGAACCTGTAGAAAAAGATAAACAAAATCAAAAGAAAATTGTCGAAGAAAAGTTATATAAGAAATCTCAAAAGAGACAACAAGAAGTGGTTACAGCTAAGACTTTTGATAATCAAATTCTACAATTTGTTGCTCCTTTATACCCTCGAAGTGCAAGACGTATTGGCGCAAGTGGCATTGTAGAGGTCCTGATAAAGGTTAATCCAAGTGGGAAGGTCGAGTCAGTAGAGCTTGTTAAAGGTGCCAGTTATGACGCATTTAATACTGCTGTTTTAAAAGTGGCATCTAACTGGAAGTTTAAGCCTCAGAAACTTACCACGACATTTAAGAAGAAGATTGTGTTTACAATCGATTAA
- the hppD gene encoding 4-hydroxyphenylpyruvate dioxygenase produces the protein MSSKISPENPLGVLAIDHLEFTCDSLETKTKDLFYTFGFSKTYENQEEKKELFSQGQVRFLLTANESGHAREYLNAHGEGVSTISFLVEDCEYAYKTALERGAESLQEVITTESEHGVYKSARIKGFGDVANEFIERPKAYFRPDFKKLEEDPKAQPLASRVARIDHLTNNVPKGEMKKWVEFYDRVYGFKVTRYFDIKGSKTGLNSEVVQLPKGEVIIPINEPKEAGGKDQIQEFLDLHKGAGVQHIALTCGDILSTVKDLRQRDIKFLDIPHTYYEDIPKRNFTVTEDLSELEDRQLLVDGDEEGYLIQNFTQTYVGPLFFEFIQRKNHNGFGEGNFQALFDAIERDQIARGYLD, from the coding sequence ATGAGTTCAAAAATCTCTCCAGAAAATCCATTAGGGGTTTTAGCAATTGATCACCTCGAGTTCACATGTGACTCACTAGAAACTAAGACTAAGGACCTATTCTATACTTTTGGTTTTTCTAAAACATATGAAAACCAAGAAGAAAAAAAGGAGCTGTTCTCTCAAGGCCAAGTTCGATTCCTTTTAACAGCAAACGAATCTGGACACGCAAGAGAGTATTTAAATGCTCATGGTGAAGGTGTTTCGACAATTTCTTTCTTAGTTGAAGATTGTGAATATGCATACAAGACAGCACTTGAGCGTGGTGCTGAATCCCTACAAGAAGTAATCACAACAGAAAGTGAACACGGTGTTTATAAGAGTGCCAGAATCAAAGGCTTCGGAGATGTCGCCAATGAATTTATAGAAAGACCAAAAGCTTACTTTCGTCCAGACTTCAAAAAACTAGAAGAAGACCCAAAGGCCCAACCTCTTGCTTCAAGAGTGGCCAGAATTGATCACCTAACAAATAATGTTCCAAAGGGTGAAATGAAGAAATGGGTTGAGTTCTATGACCGTGTTTATGGATTTAAGGTAACACGTTATTTTGACATCAAAGGATCAAAAACAGGGCTTAACTCAGAAGTTGTCCAACTACCTAAAGGTGAAGTAATTATACCAATTAACGAGCCAAAAGAAGCTGGTGGAAAAGACCAAATTCAAGAGTTCCTCGATCTACATAAAGGAGCAGGTGTTCAACACATTGCTCTAACTTGTGGTGATATTCTTTCAACAGTAAAAGATTTAAGACAAAGAGATATTAAGTTCCTAGATATTCCTCATACATACTATGAAGATATTCCAAAAAGAAACTTCACTGTAACTGAAGATCTAAGCGAGCTTGAAGATCGTCAATTACTTGTAGATGGTGATGAGGAAGGCTACCTCATCCAAAACTTTACTCAAACTTATGTTGGCCCACTATTTTTTGAATTTATTCAAAGAAAGAATCACAATGGTTTTGGTGAAGGAAACTTCCAGGCCCTCTTTGATGCTATTGAAAGGGATCAAATCGCAAGAGGATACCTGGACTAA